The genomic stretch AATGGAAAAATGTTGTCTAAATAAATTCTACACATAATCCCAAAAACAAAAAAAGTTCCCTGGAGAAATCCAGGGAACCTTTTTTAATTTCAAGCACGTTCGCTAATTACTCGTGGCGCAAGCGCCAAGACCATCGCCTCACCTATGCAGGAGTGCAAACACTCCTGCGCAGGCTTCGGCTCGTTACTTGTTGAAGGAGTCCTTCAGGCCGACGGTGCGGTTGAACACCAGGTGGCCCGGCTTGGAATCGTCGGAATCCAGGCAGAAGTAGCCGAGACGCAGGAACTGGAAGCGGTCTTCCATCTTGGCGTCAGCCAGGCTGGGTTCCAGCTTAGCCTGCTTGATGACCATGGATTCAGGATTCAGGTAGCTGTGCCAATCTTCGCCTTCGGGAACATTGGACGGATCTTCCAGTGTGAACAAATTATCGATGAGGCGGACTTCGGCGTCCACAGCGTGAGCGGCGCTCACCCAATGGATGGTTCCCTTGACCTTGCGGCCATCCGGAGATTCACCACCCTTGGAAGCGGGATCGTATTCGCAGTGGATTACAGTCACCTTGCCGTCAGCATCCTTTTCAACGCTCTTGCAGGTAACGAAATATGCGCCCTTCAAACGGACTTCGCCTTCCGGCTTCAAGCGGAAGTATTTCTTGGGAGGTTCTTCCATGAAGTCGTCAGCTTCAATGTAGAGTTCCTTGCCAAACGGTACCATGCGGGTGCCGGCATTGGGATCGTTGGGGTTGTTTTCAACTTCAACCATTTCCACCTTGCCATCTTCCCAGTTGTCGATGACAACCTTCACCGGATCGATGACAGCCATAACGCGCTTAGCGCTCTGGTTCAATTCTTCACGGATGCAGAAGTAGAGCAAGTTGACGTCCACCATGGATTCAGCCTTGGAGACACCGATACGGCTGCAGAATTCGCGGATGGAGCTAGGAGTAAAGCCACGACGACGGAAGCCGCAGACCGTAGGCATACGGGGGTCATTCCAACCAAGAACAGCCTTGGTTTCCACCAATTCAAGAAGCTTACGCTTACTCATCATGGTGTAGGTCAAGTTCAGGCGGGAGAATTCAATCTGCTGCGGGCGGTTTTCCAA from Fibrobacter sp. encodes the following:
- a CDS encoding glutamine--tRNA ligase/YqeY domain fusion protein, producing MDIPESSNFIQDIIVNDLQTGKRNKVLTRFPPEPNGYIHIGHAKSICLNFGTAQKFGGFTNLRFDDTNPTKEDVEYVDSIREDVKWLGFQWKEEFFASDYYDQIYAFAEKMIEMGKAYVEDLTRDEMQEYRGNDAGKPSKPSPYRDRSVEENMKLFREMRDGKYADGEKCLRAKVDLASPNMNMRDPVIYRTKHCAHHRTGDKWCIYPMYDFAHPISDWIEGITHSICTLEFEAHRPLYDWFLIELGLENRPQQIEFSRLNLTYTMMSKRKLLELVETKAVLGWNDPRMPTVCGFRRRGFTPSSIREFCSRIGVSKAESMVDVNLLYFCIREELNQSAKRVMAVIDPVKVVIDNWEDGKVEMVEVENNPNDPNAGTRMVPFGKELYIEADDFMEEPPKKYFRLKPEGEVRLKGAYFVTCKSVEKDADGKVTVIHCEYDPASKGGESPDGRKVKGTIHWVSAAHAVDAEVRLIDNLFTLEDPSNVPEGEDWHSYLNPESMVIKQAKLEPSLADAKMEDRFQFLRLGYFCLDSDDSKPGHLVFNRTVGLKDSFNK